One Sulfurihydrogenibium subterraneum DSM 15120 DNA segment encodes these proteins:
- a CDS encoding protoglobin domain-containing protein — MIEEFSQIKKDFQFTEEDVKNIVKLKPIFEKYPDDFIEKFYEFILRFPQAKDFLKNEEIIKRHREKVKKWFLDLFSGNYDLEYFLKLKRIGEVHVQIGLPTHYVNASMNFVRRYIIDVIDKEVEDRKERNLYVASIGKLLDINLDILTVSYREEELSKYAEMTAMEKKIYGFAKKFSDVIDLFILMALVIVALSVFFLFGYDLYKLTFNIVELEEGILSILGSLLILWAVGELMTEELRHLKGGRFAITVFVGIALAAIIRKLFIASLGSDSEKKAIDLLSYSAVILSLGIVFWLISKRESKE, encoded by the coding sequence ATGATTGAAGAGTTTTCTCAGATAAAAAAAGATTTTCAATTTACAGAAGAAGATGTAAAGAATATAGTAAAACTTAAACCTATATTTGAAAAGTACCCTGATGATTTTATAGAAAAATTCTACGAATTTATTTTAAGATTCCCTCAAGCAAAAGATTTTTTAAAAAACGAAGAAATTATAAAAAGACACAGAGAAAAAGTAAAAAAGTGGTTTTTAGATCTTTTTAGTGGAAATTATGATTTAGAGTACTTTTTAAAATTAAAAAGAATAGGAGAAGTTCACGTTCAAATAGGGCTTCCTACTCATTACGTAAATGCCAGTATGAATTTCGTAAGAAGATACATAATTGATGTTATTGATAAAGAAGTTGAAGACAGAAAAGAAAGGAATTTATATGTAGCTTCAATAGGAAAACTTCTTGATATTAATCTTGATATTTTAACTGTTTCTTACAGAGAAGAAGAACTTTCAAAGTATGCTGAAATGACAGCAATGGAAAAAAAGATATACGGTTTTGCTAAAAAGTTTTCCGATGTAATAGATTTATTTATTTTAATGGCTTTAGTTATAGTAGCTCTATCAGTATTTTTCCTTTTTGGATATGATTTGTATAAACTTACTTTTAACATCGTTGAACTGGAAGAAGGTATTCTATCTATTTTAGGTAGTCTATTAATTCTTTGGGCTGTTGGAGAGCTTATGACGGAAGAGCTAAGACACCTTAAAGGTGGTAGGTTTGCCATCACCGTGTTTGTTGGTATCGCATTAGCAGCGATAATAAGAAAACTGTTTATAGCATCTTTAGGCTCGGACTCTGAAAAAAAAGCTATAGACCTGCTGTCTTACAGTGCTGTAATACTGTCTCTTGGAATTGTATTTTGGCTTATATCTAAACGGGAATCAAAAGAGTAA
- the cysS gene encoding cysteine--tRNA ligase has product MSLKIYNTLTGKKEDFAPIKPPQVKIYTCGVTVYDYNHVGHGRSLIVFDMIRRYLRYLGYNVIFVRNFTDVDDKIINRAKNECLPFTVISDKYIKEYFDDAEKFRIEPADIEPRVTTHIPDIIKFIQELIDKGYAYEVDGDVYFSVRKFKDYGKLSKRSIDELLAGARIEPGEKKKDPLDFALWKSAKAGEPYWESPWGKGRPGWHTECCAMIFKHLGETIDIHGGGLDLTFPHHENEIAQAESLTGKPFARYWIHNGLVTVNGQKMSKSLGNYVTLKEIYSRYEPDILRLLVLSVHYRSPLDFSWEKMEETKKAYERLKNAIQEYEILQKLPVDENFEGDLYSAIQKAQSGFYSAMSDDFNTPEALASLFGLVREMNILKDKAIKQGGISKKALNSYKEAADTLHNIGRDIFGFFDSLQPCTKTEEMKIEKQEEKLDEDLINILIEVRDKARKEKQFAIADTIRDKLAEKGIVIEDTPFGTKWKKA; this is encoded by the coding sequence ATGAGTTTAAAGATATACAATACTTTAACTGGAAAAAAAGAAGATTTTGCCCCTATCAAACCACCACAAGTAAAGATATATACCTGCGGTGTTACAGTTTATGATTACAACCACGTAGGACACGGAAGAAGTCTTATAGTCTTCGATATGATAAGAAGATATTTAAGATACTTAGGATACAATGTTATCTTTGTAAGAAACTTTACAGATGTTGATGATAAGATTATAAACAGAGCAAAAAACGAATGTCTTCCCTTCACAGTAATATCAGATAAATATATAAAAGAGTACTTTGACGATGCTGAAAAGTTTAGAATAGAACCTGCAGACATAGAGCCAAGAGTAACAACTCACATTCCAGATATAATCAAATTTATTCAGGAGCTGATTGACAAAGGTTATGCCTACGAAGTTGACGGAGATGTTTACTTTTCTGTTAGAAAGTTTAAAGATTACGGAAAGTTATCAAAAAGAAGTATAGATGAGCTTTTAGCAGGTGCAAGAATAGAGCCAGGAGAAAAGAAAAAAGACCCTCTTGATTTTGCTCTGTGGAAGTCAGCAAAAGCAGGAGAGCCATACTGGGAGTCTCCTTGGGGGAAAGGAAGACCAGGATGGCATACAGAATGCTGTGCAATGATATTTAAACATTTAGGTGAAACAATAGACATACATGGTGGCGGTCTAGACCTAACTTTTCCACACCACGAAAACGAGATAGCTCAAGCTGAAAGCTTAACAGGAAAACCTTTTGCAAGATACTGGATACATAACGGGCTTGTTACTGTTAATGGTCAAAAAATGTCAAAATCCTTAGGAAACTACGTTACTTTAAAAGAGATTTACTCAAGGTATGAGCCAGACATTCTAAGACTCCTTGTTTTATCAGTACATTACAGAAGTCCATTAGATTTTTCTTGGGAAAAGATGGAAGAGACTAAAAAAGCCTACGAAAGATTAAAAAATGCAATACAAGAGTATGAAATACTGCAAAAACTACCTGTAGATGAAAACTTTGAAGGAGATTTATACTCAGCAATCCAAAAAGCACAGTCTGGATTTTACTCTGCAATGAGTGATGACTTTAACACTCCTGAAGCATTAGCATCTTTATTTGGACTTGTTAGAGAGATGAACATATTGAAAGATAAAGCTATAAAACAAGGTGGAATATCAAAAAAAGCACTTAACTCCTACAAAGAAGCTGCAGACACACTTCACAATATAGGTAGAGACATATTTGGATTTTTTGACAGCTTACAACCTTGTACAAAAACTGAAGAAATGAAAATAGAAAAACAAGAAGAAAAGTTAGACGAAGACCTTATAAACATACTGATAGAAGTAAGAGATAAAGCAAGAAAAGAAAAACAGTTTGCCATTGCAGACACGATAAGAGATAAGTTAGCAGAAAAAGGAATAGTAATAGAAGACACACCTTTTGGAACAAAATGGAAAAAAGCGTAG
- a CDS encoding class I SAM-dependent methyltransferase, which produces MEKSVAEKIFDSVHRAYDKFLNLATFNKINSWQETLINATPNGKNILDVGTGTGEIVKKIHQKVNENSYIYALDISFNMLKVAKSKLNSENILFIKSDALKLPFKNKSLDNVYFSLVFRHLPPQDITNQLKLVLKKDGYVSILEIAKPKSKILYSFILLFADKIFRPIGRLIFSKQEWDYFVDSIKNSMTKQELLEFFKSNGFDTHFYQSRFLGLIHIAVFKKYTED; this is translated from the coding sequence ATGGAAAAAAGCGTAGCAGAAAAAATATTTGACAGTGTACATAGAGCCTACGATAAATTTTTAAATCTTGCCACATTTAACAAAATTAACAGCTGGCAAGAAACTTTAATAAACGCTACACCAAACGGAAAAAACATTTTAGATGTAGGTACAGGAACAGGAGAGATAGTTAAAAAAATACATCAAAAAGTTAACGAAAATTCTTACATATACGCCCTTGATATATCTTTTAACATGTTAAAAGTGGCAAAATCAAAGTTAAACAGTGAAAATATTCTCTTTATAAAGTCAGATGCTTTGAAGCTCCCTTTTAAAAACAAATCTTTAGATAATGTATATTTTTCGTTAGTTTTTAGACATCTTCCACCTCAGGATATAACAAATCAGCTGAAATTAGTCCTAAAAAAGGACGGTTATGTATCAATATTAGAAATCGCAAAACCAAAGAGTAAAATTTTATACAGTTTTATACTTCTATTTGCAGATAAGATTTTTAGACCTATTGGCAGGCTAATATTCTCAAAACAAGAGTGGGATTACTTTGTAGATTCTATCAAAAACAGCATGACAAAACAGGAGTTATTAGAGTTTTTTAAATCAAACGGATTTGATACACATTTTTATCAGTCAAGATTTTTAGGGCTTATTCATATAGCAGTTTTCAAAAAATATACGGAGGATTAA
- a CDS encoding aspartate aminotransferase family protein, protein MIEEANKYLFQNYGRLPYFFEKGEGCYLYDEKGKKYLDMLSGIAVNALGYNHPKLTDAICQQVSKIIHISNLFYIKPQIEVAKILSENSFGGKVFFCNSGAESNEALIKLVRRYFYDKKQDKYEIITFEGSFHGRTLATVTATAQPKYHEGFYPLVGGFKYAKFNDINSVKNLITDKTAAILIELVQGEGGVNPADKEFIKDLYNLCKEKDILFTVDEVQTGIGRTGKLFAYQHFEIQPDIISLAKGLGGGVPIGAIIAKDKIAKSFVPGTHASTFGGNYLSTVAAKVVLEEVLSEGFLDKVQKVGDYLKESLKVFGYPVKGLGLMVGMDLPKDIPAKEVMKKALEKGLIVGTAGENTLRFVPPLIITEKQVDEAVDILKEVLNVY, encoded by the coding sequence TTGATAGAAGAAGCTAATAAATATCTTTTTCAAAACTATGGAAGATTACCTTATTTTTTCGAAAAAGGTGAAGGTTGCTACCTTTATGACGAAAAAGGGAAAAAGTACTTAGATATGCTATCAGGTATAGCCGTAAATGCACTTGGCTACAACCATCCAAAACTTACCGATGCCATCTGTCAACAGGTAAGTAAGATAATCCACATATCTAACTTATTTTACATAAAGCCACAGATAGAAGTTGCAAAAATACTGTCTGAAAACAGCTTTGGAGGAAAAGTTTTCTTCTGCAACTCTGGAGCAGAAAGCAACGAAGCTCTTATAAAACTTGTAAGAAGGTACTTTTACGATAAAAAACAAGACAAATATGAGATAATAACCTTTGAAGGAAGTTTCCACGGAAGAACCCTTGCAACAGTTACAGCAACAGCTCAGCCTAAGTACCATGAAGGATTTTATCCACTAGTGGGAGGATTTAAATATGCAAAGTTTAATGATATTAATTCAGTTAAAAATCTTATAACAGACAAAACAGCTGCTATTTTAATAGAGTTAGTCCAAGGAGAAGGTGGCGTAAATCCTGCTGATAAGGAGTTTATAAAAGATCTTTATAATCTCTGCAAAGAAAAAGATATACTTTTTACAGTTGACGAAGTTCAAACTGGAATAGGAAGAACAGGAAAACTGTTTGCTTACCAGCATTTTGAGATACAACCTGATATTATCTCTCTTGCCAAAGGACTTGGTGGAGGAGTACCTATAGGAGCTATCATAGCAAAAGATAAAATAGCAAAATCTTTTGTCCCAGGAACTCACGCATCTACATTTGGAGGAAACTACTTATCAACAGTTGCAGCAAAAGTAGTTTTAGAAGAAGTTTTATCAGAAGGATTTTTAGATAAAGTACAAAAAGTAGGAGATTATCTAAAAGAGTCTTTAAAAGTATTTGGATACCCTGTAAAAGGTTTAGGTCTTATGGTAGGTATGGATTTACCAAAAGATATTCCTGCAAAAGAAGTTATGAAAAAAGCTTTAGAAAAAGGATTAATAGTAGGAACGGCTGGAGAAAATACCTTAAGATTTGTTCCACCATTAATAATAACAGAAAAGCAAGTAGATGAAGCTGTAGATATACTAAAAGAGGTTTTGAATGTCTATTGA
- a CDS encoding Rpn family recombination-promoting nuclease/putative transposase, whose translation MSIEKSPHDWFFKTIFSKEENTERFLKGFLPNIYKIIKPNSLKLLPTEKQSDKREKFFLDLSFECKLNINSPNNNAILYFVFEHKSFPDKRTPSQIAYYKALIMEEDEKKSRPYTPVIPIVFYHGSKDWNIPKSIPDLKPYPSNMKLYIHSLDYVLVDLNKISSKRIVKEFYDDICLLSAVLTLKNIFRDFKDLKPILKNLLVAETKKCIYIIIDYIVLAKKDLKTVENILEEVGGKEKMMTLTEKWKMEGLKKGWEEGLQQGLQQGLKQGLEEGIKKQLKDDIKEAIEIKFGEVIEDIYKKIDSIDSVEVLKNIYRSIIKASSLEELENYINNL comes from the coding sequence ATGTCTATTGAAAAATCTCCTCACGACTGGTTTTTTAAAACAATTTTCTCTAAGGAAGAAAACACAGAGAGATTTTTAAAAGGCTTTCTACCTAACATTTATAAGATAATAAAACCAAATTCTTTAAAACTTTTACCTACAGAAAAACAAAGTGATAAGAGAGAAAAATTTTTCTTAGATTTATCCTTTGAGTGTAAACTAAACATAAACTCACCAAATAACAACGCTATACTTTATTTTGTATTTGAACACAAATCTTTTCCAGATAAAAGAACTCCTTCACAGATAGCATACTATAAAGCATTAATAATGGAAGAAGATGAAAAAAAGTCCAGACCATACACACCAGTAATACCTATAGTCTTTTATCACGGAAGTAAAGACTGGAACATTCCTAAATCTATACCAGATTTAAAGCCTTATCCATCTAACATGAAATTATACATACATTCATTGGACTATGTCCTAGTGGACTTAAATAAGATAAGCTCTAAAAGGATAGTTAAAGAATTTTACGACGACATTTGCCTGTTATCAGCTGTTTTAACACTAAAGAATATTTTTAGAGATTTCAAAGACTTAAAACCTATTCTAAAAAATTTACTTGTTGCAGAAACAAAAAAGTGTATTTATATTATTATTGATTACATCGTACTTGCAAAGAAAGATTTAAAAACTGTTGAGAACATCCTTGAAGAAGTAGGAGGGAAAGAAAAAATGATGACCTTAACTGAAAAGTGGAAAATGGAAGGATTAAAAAAAGGATGGGAAGAAGGACTACAACAAGGACTACAACAAGGACTAAAGCAAGGGTTAGAGGAAGGAATCAAAAAACAGCTTAAAGATGATATAAAGGAAGCTATAGAAATAAAATTTGGAGAAGTGATAGAAGATATTTACAAGAAAATTGATAGTATAGATTCTGTTGAAGTATTAAAAAACATCTACAGAAGTATTATAAAGGCATCTAGTTTAGAAGAATTAGAAAATTACATAAATAACCTATAA
- the rnr gene encoding ribonuclease R, translating to MLELTQEKVLELLKRNKKGLFFKQIAKSFNLEKKEEKQLKKILKKLQKNKTIVYSKGLYKIKGELKEDKNLIKGKVEAHESGFGFLIREDGEPDLFIPPIEMDYLFDGDVVLAEEKIYRGKKEAKIVKILERRIKTAVGKLQKEKNRYFIYLLDFVIPHKIYVNKKEAKKYPLGNYVVVEITQYPDRNVEAKGRIIKDLGNVKNTQTVAEIVARKYDLPLTHSEEAIKEAESLSSTVKITKNRKNLTKQICFTIDPESARDHDDAVAIEKEGENYRLYVHIADVSHYVKEGSAIDKEAFQRGNTYYLPERALHMLPERLASNLCSLRPYEKKYAFTCEMLINKKGEVIDYKIYESVIESKAKLTYDQALAIILGEPEHVKAFPDLVEPLKHMEELAKILMKTKEERGSIDFDMPESQILFDEKGDPYDVVPYERHLAHRIIEEFMIISNETVARHMEKHNFPFIYRVHEKPKIEKVNAFVDIMAGLGYKVEYPKGEVEPKFIQKLIEMAVGTPEESLVRFLALRTMKQAKYSPYNIGHFGLASECYTHFTSPIRRYADVWVHRLLKKSIKKKFTKKDLEELPKKLEIIAQQCSQMERVADDAERDALDILKLRILKEKIGEEFEGIITGVMPFGLFVEIERYIIEGLISISDLPEKMRYDEKNHQLVGEEIRFRLGDKIKVKIAKVDEDSKKIDLKFVSKEV from the coding sequence ATGTTGGAATTAACACAAGAAAAAGTATTAGAATTATTAAAAAGAAATAAAAAAGGTTTATTTTTTAAACAGATAGCCAAAAGTTTTAATTTAGAAAAAAAAGAAGAAAAGCAGCTGAAAAAAATATTAAAAAAATTACAGAAAAACAAAACAATAGTCTATTCAAAAGGTTTATATAAAATCAAAGGCGAATTAAAAGAAGATAAAAATCTCATAAAAGGTAAAGTAGAAGCTCACGAAAGTGGATTTGGATTTTTAATAAGAGAAGATGGAGAGCCAGATTTATTCATTCCTCCAATTGAAATGGATTATCTCTTTGATGGAGATGTAGTCTTAGCAGAAGAAAAGATATACAGAGGAAAAAAAGAAGCTAAAATAGTTAAAATATTAGAAAGAAGGATTAAGACAGCTGTAGGTAAACTTCAAAAAGAAAAAAACAGGTATTTTATCTATCTTTTAGATTTTGTAATACCTCACAAAATTTATGTTAACAAAAAAGAAGCTAAAAAGTATCCTCTTGGAAATTATGTAGTTGTTGAAATAACACAGTATCCAGATAGAAATGTAGAAGCAAAAGGAAGAATAATTAAAGACCTTGGAAATGTTAAAAATACACAGACAGTTGCAGAAATAGTAGCAAGAAAATATGATTTACCTTTAACTCATAGTGAAGAAGCGATAAAAGAAGCTGAAAGCTTATCTTCAACTGTAAAAATAACAAAAAACAGAAAAAATTTAACAAAACAGATATGTTTTACAATAGACCCTGAAAGTGCTAGAGACCACGACGACGCAGTAGCAATAGAAAAAGAAGGAGAAAACTACAGGCTTTATGTTCACATAGCAGATGTTTCTCATTACGTAAAAGAAGGATCAGCAATAGATAAAGAAGCATTCCAAAGAGGAAATACTTACTACCTTCCAGAAAGAGCTCTACATATGCTCCCTGAAAGACTTGCATCTAATCTTTGTAGTTTAAGACCTTATGAAAAAAAGTACGCATTTACCTGTGAAATGTTAATAAACAAAAAAGGAGAAGTTATAGATTATAAAATCTATGAAAGCGTTATAGAAAGTAAAGCAAAATTAACTTATGACCAAGCGCTGGCAATAATACTTGGAGAACCAGAACATGTAAAAGCTTTTCCAGATTTAGTAGAGCCTCTAAAACATATGGAAGAGCTTGCTAAAATACTTATGAAAACAAAAGAAGAGAGAGGCAGTATAGATTTTGATATGCCAGAATCTCAAATACTGTTTGACGAAAAAGGAGACCCATACGACGTAGTTCCTTACGAAAGACATTTGGCACACAGAATTATAGAAGAGTTTATGATTATATCAAACGAAACAGTAGCAAGACACATGGAGAAACATAACTTTCCGTTTATTTACAGAGTCCACGAAAAACCAAAAATAGAAAAAGTAAACGCCTTTGTAGACATAATGGCAGGTCTTGGCTATAAAGTAGAATATCCAAAAGGTGAAGTAGAACCAAAATTTATACAAAAACTTATAGAGATGGCTGTAGGTACTCCAGAAGAATCTTTAGTAAGATTTTTAGCTTTAAGAACTATGAAACAGGCAAAGTACTCTCCTTATAACATAGGACACTTTGGACTTGCTTCTGAGTGTTATACTCACTTTACCTCTCCAATAAGAAGGTATGCTGACGTTTGGGTTCACAGACTGCTTAAAAAATCTATCAAGAAAAAGTTTACTAAAAAAGATTTAGAAGAATTACCAAAAAAATTAGAGATTATAGCCCAGCAGTGTTCACAGATGGAGAGAGTTGCAGATGATGCAGAAAGAGATGCCCTTGACATCCTAAAACTTAGAATACTAAAAGAAAAAATTGGAGAAGAGTTTGAAGGAATAATAACCGGTGTAATGCCTTTTGGTCTGTTTGTAGAGATAGAAAGATACATAATAGAAGGACTTATATCCATCTCTGACTTACCAGAAAAGATGAGGTATGACGAAAAAAATCATCAGTTGGTAGGTGAAGAAATAAGATTTAGATTAGGTGATAAAATAAAAGTTAAAATAGCAAAAGTAGATGAAGACAGTAAAAAAATAGATTTAAAATTTGTCAGTAAGGAGGTATGA
- a CDS encoding thioredoxin family protein, with amino-acid sequence MALTYSVDIPLGSKMPDFELKDPFGKLYKSDELYGEKGLLVVFTCNHCPYAIAVWPRLIKLSQYAKQLGINTVAINPNIHPNYPDDAPEKMIEKIEEWGIPFPYLVDETQEVAKAFKAQCTPDIYLFDKDHKLVYHGRIDDNWLDETKVKREELKEAITNLAKGKPIDPVQYPSMGCSIKWRD; translated from the coding sequence ATGGCTTTAACATACTCTGTAGACATTCCCCTTGGAAGTAAAATGCCAGATTTTGAACTAAAAGACCCTTTTGGAAAATTATACAAAAGTGATGAGTTGTATGGAGAAAAAGGGTTATTAGTAGTATTTACCTGCAATCACTGTCCTTATGCTATTGCAGTATGGCCAAGATTAATAAAACTATCCCAATATGCTAAACAACTTGGAATAAATACAGTTGCAATAAACCCAAACATCCATCCAAACTATCCAGACGACGCTCCAGAAAAGATGATAGAAAAGATTGAAGAATGGGGAATACCATTTCCCTATCTTGTAGATGAGACTCAAGAAGTTGCCAAAGCCTTTAAAGCTCAATGTACTCCAGATATATACCTTTTTGACAAAGACCATAAACTCGTCTATCACGGAAGGATAGACGATAACTGGCTAGATGAAACAAAAGTAAAAAGAGAGGAGTTAAAAGAAGCTATTACAAACTTAGCAAAAGGAAAACCCATAGACCCTGTTCAGTATCCGTCTATGGGCTGTTCTATAAAGTGGAGAGATTAA